A DNA window from Roseovarius sp. Pro17 contains the following coding sequences:
- a CDS encoding dihydrofolate reductase family protein, translated as MRQIKIQTFMSLDGVMQAPGGPKEDPSGGFTLGGWSQPYWDEMMGEVMSQAMTEDYDLLLGRKTYDIFAAHWPNAGDDNPVTQKFNKATKYVATSAPDTLDWENSQAITGDVAKRIADLKKSEGLPLSVQGSSQLIQALLKNQLADGLFLWTFPVVLGSGKRLFGDGAVPLGMELDDVKTSTSGVTMARYRAAGDVKIGSFALDA; from the coding sequence ATGCGGCAGATCAAAATTCAGACATTCATGAGCCTCGACGGCGTCATGCAAGCCCCCGGTGGACCGAAAGAAGACCCATCCGGCGGATTTACTCTCGGCGGTTGGTCGCAACCCTACTGGGACGAGATGATGGGTGAGGTCATGTCGCAGGCGATGACCGAAGACTACGACCTGCTGCTGGGGCGCAAGACCTACGACATCTTCGCGGCGCACTGGCCAAATGCAGGCGATGACAATCCCGTCACGCAGAAGTTTAACAAAGCGACGAAGTATGTCGCAACGTCAGCGCCCGACACGCTAGATTGGGAAAACAGTCAGGCGATTACCGGCGATGTGGCCAAGCGTATTGCAGATCTGAAGAAGAGCGAGGGCTTGCCGCTTAGCGTGCAGGGCAGCAGCCAGCTCATTCAGGCCCTGCTTAAAAACCAATTGGCGGATGGGCTGTTCCTCTGGACATTTCCGGTGGTTCTCGGCTCTGGCAAACGGCTGTTCGGCGATGGCGCGGTGCCGCTCGGGATGGAACTGGACGATGTGAAGACGTCGACATCCGGCGTGACCATGGCCCGTTACCGCGCCGCTGGTGACGTCAAGATCGGCTCGTTTGCTCTGGACGCGTAA
- a CDS encoding glutathione S-transferase family protein has protein sequence MTITITAFESSPDRGRGQARDMRVRWALEEVGQPYDVRLVSFEQMKAESHIARQPFGQIPTYEEDGLVLFESGAIVLHIADHYAGLWPDGINVRARATAWVFAAQTTVEPPILERETAEFLERNQSWHEKRLPMMEQRIEHRLDQLSDRLGNADWLDGAFSAGDLVMVGVLRRLNGTPLLTGYPNLLAYVARGEARPAFKRAFAAQLAVFEGRPTEI, from the coding sequence ATGACCATCACGATTACAGCCTTTGAGTCATCGCCGGATCGCGGTCGAGGGCAGGCGCGCGACATGCGTGTCCGCTGGGCGCTTGAAGAAGTCGGCCAGCCTTACGATGTCCGGCTTGTCTCGTTTGAGCAGATGAAGGCAGAATCCCATATTGCCCGTCAACCATTCGGGCAAATACCGACCTATGAGGAAGACGGGCTTGTCCTCTTCGAATCTGGCGCAATCGTGCTTCACATTGCCGACCACTATGCAGGTCTGTGGCCAGATGGGATAAATGTGCGCGCGCGCGCAACTGCATGGGTCTTTGCGGCACAAACGACCGTGGAGCCGCCGATCCTTGAACGTGAAACCGCCGAATTTCTTGAGCGCAATCAAAGTTGGCATGAAAAGCGCCTGCCTATGATGGAGCAACGTATTGAACACCGACTGGACCAACTGTCTGACCGTCTGGGCAATGCCGACTGGCTCGACGGCGCATTCAGTGCCGGTGATCTGGTCATGGTCGGGGTGCTGCGAAGATTGAACGGGACACCGCTTTTGACCGGCTATCCCAACCTGCTGGCCTATGTCGCTAGAGGCGAAGCACGCCCCGCCTTCAAGCGCGCGTTCGCCGCACAACTGGCCGTCTTCGAGGGGCGACCAACAGAAATCTGA
- a CDS encoding nuclear transport factor 2 family protein, with product MSAHNKPTRDDIIALEKSYWDAVQQKDGKRTAELSAKQALVTGARGVMIIPKDKMGKMTEESSWTIESYAFDDVNVTVPSADVAIIVYTVRQKMTMDGKTQEMKAAESSTWLKGKDGWECHAHSETILSDY from the coding sequence ATGTCTGCGCATAACAAACCCACCAGAGACGACATAATTGCTCTCGAAAAATCTTATTGGGATGCGGTTCAGCAGAAAGACGGAAAACGCACTGCTGAGCTGTCGGCAAAGCAGGCTTTGGTGACAGGAGCCAGGGGCGTGATGATTATCCCAAAAGACAAGATGGGCAAGATGACGGAGGAAAGCAGTTGGACGATCGAGTCCTATGCGTTCGACGACGTGAATGTGACCGTCCCATCCGCAGACGTCGCGATCATCGTCTATACAGTTCGACAGAAGATGACGATGGACGGCAAGACACAAGAAATGAAAGCTGCCGAAAGCTCGACCTGGTTGAAGGGCAAAGACGGCTGGGAGTGTCACGCGCACAGCGAGACTATTCTGTCGGACTATTAA
- a CDS encoding DUF1801 domain-containing protein, giving the protein MTKAVKWNSPFYGMKKDVWFLSYHCFTKYVKVTFFDGTSLDPVPPESSKQDKIRYLNIHESDRLNEGQFIDWVEQASKLPGEKL; this is encoded by the coding sequence GTGACCAAGGCTGTCAAATGGAACTCACCCTTCTATGGAATGAAGAAGGACGTCTGGTTCCTAAGTTATCACTGTTTCACAAAATATGTGAAGGTCACGTTCTTCGACGGCACATCGCTTGACCCGGTCCCTCCGGAAAGCTCCAAGCAGGACAAGATCCGATACCTCAATATCCACGAGAGCGACAGACTTAACGAGGGCCAGTTCATCGACTGGGTCGAACAGGCAAGCAAATTGCCCGGCGAGAAGTTGTAG
- a CDS encoding DoxX family protein: MNIILWILQALLALHTAIGAGWKLLNSEQSIPTLTAIPHGVWMVLIPFELICAMGLVVPAIAPSLGWLVPLAAIGIAIEMVVFSGVHLQAGADQNGPMFYWLCVAAICTIIAAGRWMISPL, from the coding sequence ATGAATATTATTCTCTGGATTCTTCAGGCGCTGTTGGCGCTGCATACCGCTATCGGTGCAGGCTGGAAGCTCCTCAATTCGGAACAATCCATCCCGACGCTGACTGCAATTCCGCATGGTGTCTGGATGGTTTTGATCCCGTTCGAGCTGATATGCGCCATGGGATTGGTTGTGCCTGCTATCGCGCCCTCTCTTGGCTGGCTGGTGCCGCTTGCGGCCATCGGAATCGCCATTGAAATGGTGGTGTTCTCTGGCGTCCATTTGCAGGCCGGGGCCGATCAGAATGGTCCGATGTTTTATTGGCTCTGCGTCGCTGCGATCTGCACGATCATTGCGGCCGGACGGTGGATGATTTCGCCTTTGTAA
- a CDS encoding metalloregulator ArsR/SmtB family transcription factor gives MLQLHDVIFKSLSDPTRRAIFERLCRGGEQTVGDLTDHAGVSQPAVSKHLVILKRAGLVAGRHEGRQTHYTAKKEALTPLIDWTKRMGGFWDEKLDGLETLLGRMDQ, from the coding sequence ATGCTGCAGTTACATGACGTCATCTTCAAATCACTCTCGGACCCGACACGCCGGGCGATCTTCGAACGGCTCTGTCGCGGCGGTGAACAGACTGTCGGCGATCTGACCGACCACGCCGGGGTGTCGCAACCGGCGGTGTCAAAACACCTCGTTATTCTGAAGCGGGCTGGCCTTGTCGCCGGGCGGCATGAAGGGCGTCAGACCCACTACACCGCCAAGAAAGAGGCTCTGACACCTTTGATCGACTGGACCAAACGCATGGGAGGGTTCTGGGACGAGAAGCTCGATGGCCTTGAGACCTTGCTAGGGAGGATGGATCAGTGA
- a CDS encoding MarR family winged helix-turn-helix transcriptional regulator, with translation MTLRVRDSCLCLHAQRAARAVARRFDDALRPVGLRSGQFSILISLNRPEPPKVGSVADLLAMDRTTLTANLKPLERRGLLTVTPDAKDRRARRLTLTKDGLSLLEEAIPIWIATHEEIEHRLNGDVDVLRDELNSLTAVSGVDSESRS, from the coding sequence ATGACTCTGCGCGTCCGGGACAGCTGCCTGTGTCTCCACGCGCAACGCGCGGCCCGCGCCGTTGCCCGCAGGTTCGACGATGCGCTGCGTCCAGTGGGCTTGCGAAGCGGGCAATTCTCGATTTTGATATCGCTGAACAGGCCCGAGCCGCCGAAGGTCGGATCGGTTGCGGACCTGCTCGCGATGGACCGCACGACGCTGACGGCCAACCTCAAGCCTCTGGAGCGGCGCGGGTTGCTGACCGTCACCCCCGACGCCAAAGATCGTCGTGCCCGAAGGCTGACCTTGACCAAAGATGGGTTGTCATTGCTGGAAGAGGCTATTCCGATCTGGATCGCTACGCACGAAGAGATCGAACACAGACTCAACGGCGATGTCGATGTTCTTCGGGATGAACTGAACTCTCTGACAGCAGTTTCGGGCGTTGACTCCGAAAGCCGTTCGTGA
- a CDS encoding VOC family protein, with protein MTQMIFINLPVADVQASTTFYEAVGATKNDTFSDETCSSMVISDTVTAMLLSHDRWRDFTSKQIPDAKKSAQVLLCLSMDSQVACDEAVDAAVKAGGVADPIPKQDHGFMYGRSYEDPDGHIWEAMWMNEAEVKKSMATKD; from the coding sequence ATGACCCAGATGATCTTTATTAACCTGCCGGTTGCAGATGTTCAGGCCTCCACGACCTTCTACGAGGCGGTAGGCGCGACAAAGAACGACACCTTCTCGGACGAAACGTGCTCGAGCATGGTGATCAGCGACACCGTCACCGCCATGCTCCTGTCGCATGACCGCTGGCGCGATTTCACGTCAAAGCAAATCCCCGATGCCAAGAAATCAGCGCAGGTTCTGCTCTGTCTTTCGATGGACAGCCAAGTGGCCTGCGATGAAGCAGTGGACGCAGCGGTGAAGGCCGGCGGCGTTGCCGATCCCATCCCTAAACAGGATCACGGCTTCATGTATGGGCGTTCCTACGAGGATCCGGACGGCCATATCTGGGAAGCGATGTGGATGAACGAGGCGGAGGTGAAGAAGTCGATGGCCACAAAAGACTGA
- a CDS encoding thioredoxin family protein, which translates to MTAETKAKSENPPVVSRAEWLSARKALIARELDMTHQLDALRAQRRQLPWVRIDKPYVFEGPAGQCTLDDLFGDQSQLAIYHFMLTPGSDHICDGCAFISDHIDAARQHFQHADLAFSAVSRAPILRIEAVKDRMGWSFPWVSSGETDFNYDFNVSFSKEDRADGGASYNYGKAKIQNSPDMFGVSIFAKDGSGTIYHTYSTYHRGPELLIGAFNWLDLTPKGRNENGTMSWVKLHDEY; encoded by the coding sequence ATGACCGCTGAGACCAAAGCAAAATCCGAGAACCCGCCTGTCGTGTCCCGCGCGGAATGGCTGTCCGCCCGCAAGGCGCTCATCGCGAGGGAACTCGACATGACTCATCAGCTCGACGCGCTGCGCGCCCAACGGCGGCAATTGCCCTGGGTCAGGATCGACAAACCATATGTCTTTGAAGGCCCGGCTGGACAATGCACGCTCGACGACCTGTTTGGCGATCAGAGTCAGCTCGCCATCTATCACTTCATGCTGACGCCGGGATCGGACCACATCTGCGATGGCTGCGCATTCATTTCTGATCATATCGACGCAGCCCGGCAGCATTTCCAACATGCGGACCTTGCCTTCTCGGCGGTTTCGCGCGCACCGATTTTGCGGATCGAGGCGGTAAAAGACCGGATGGGCTGGTCTTTTCCGTGGGTTTCTTCGGGCGAAACCGACTTCAACTATGACTTCAACGTATCTTTCTCGAAGGAAGACCGCGCAGACGGTGGCGCCAGCTACAATTACGGCAAGGCGAAGATCCAAAACTCTCCGGACATGTTCGGTGTCAGCATTTTCGCGAAAGACGGGTCCGGCACGATCTACCACACCTATTCGACCTATCATCGCGGCCCCGAATTGCTGATCGGCGCGTTCAACTGGCTCGACCTTACCCCCAAAGGCCGCAATGAAAACGGCACCATGAGCTGGGTGAAACTGCACGACGAGTATTGA
- a CDS encoding VOC family protein, translated as MTNRDGTPIWYELMTDAPDAAQDFYGKVMGWNFQKPPGGLKRDYRAFATSDGKGVGGVMRTPDHAKGRPATWDAYFGVSDVDAMAEQVKNLGGTIQMEPQNIPGVGRFAFVEDPQGATFYLMRGDSDGQSMAFDPVKAGLCSWNELVTYDQTAALDFYGKLFGWKKTGVMPMGPMGDYTFFGKGDVEMFGAMMNAQKAGKDPFWNFAFTVPDIDAAKAAVEADGGSVTHGPIDLPGDKGDWLIQATDPQGAKVMFTGKRKAGAA; from the coding sequence ATGACCAATCGCGACGGAACCCCGATCTGGTATGAACTGATGACCGACGCGCCCGACGCGGCGCAGGATTTTTACGGAAAAGTCATGGGCTGGAACTTTCAGAAGCCGCCCGGCGGACTAAAGCGTGACTATCGCGCCTTTGCCACCAGTGACGGCAAAGGAGTTGGCGGCGTAATGCGCACACCGGATCATGCAAAGGGACGGCCTGCGACCTGGGACGCCTATTTCGGCGTGTCCGATGTGGACGCCATGGCCGAACAGGTGAAGAACCTTGGTGGCACGATCCAGATGGAGCCGCAGAACATCCCTGGCGTCGGGCGCTTTGCCTTCGTCGAGGATCCGCAAGGGGCGACGTTTTACCTGATGCGCGGCGACAGCGATGGTCAAAGCATGGCCTTCGACCCCGTAAAGGCTGGCCTTTGCAGCTGGAACGAGCTGGTCACATACGACCAGACGGCGGCGCTCGACTTCTACGGCAAGCTCTTTGGCTGGAAAAAGACCGGTGTGATGCCGATGGGACCGATGGGCGACTACACGTTCTTCGGCAAGGGCGACGTCGAGATGTTCGGCGCGATGATGAATGCGCAGAAAGCGGGCAAGGACCCGTTCTGGAACTTCGCGTTCACGGTGCCCGACATTGACGCGGCCAAGGCCGCGGTTGAGGCGGACGGCGGCTCCGTTACCCATGGTCCGATCGACCTGCCGGGTGACAAGGGCGACTGGCTTATTCAGGCCACGGATCCGCAGGGCGCCAAGGTGATGTTCACCGGCAAGCGCAAGGCGGGTGCGGCATGA
- a CDS encoding alpha/beta hydrolase has translation MCLATAVHSQDIQIATNGDVEISFQVFGDQTDPPLVFIDGLATAVRPGGDALTEALVAQGFRVVRFDNRDAGQSTVLTDAGAPPSNEVIVESLMTGTTPPVAYTLSDMAGDTMAVLDAAGIEQAHVMGASLGGMIAQTIATEYPGRTLSLISVSSSTGDPDLPFGPAMEAMTAPPAATAEGRVEQYTQLYRAFEGDAFKMTDAEILARVEADGAAGDPLAPARQGAAATASGDRQDRLASVELPALVIHGSDDPLFPDSHADSTAEAVPNGQLEIVDGLGHIVSDAAAGEIASRVATFVNDLSTSNKE, from the coding sequence ATGTGCCTCGCGACCGCTGTTCACAGTCAGGACATTCAAATCGCGACAAACGGAGACGTAGAGATTTCATTTCAGGTTTTTGGCGATCAGACCGACCCACCACTGGTCTTTATCGACGGGCTTGCCACTGCCGTCCGGCCCGGTGGTGATGCGCTCACCGAAGCGCTGGTCGCGCAAGGTTTCCGCGTCGTGCGTTTTGACAATCGCGATGCAGGACAAAGCACGGTGCTGACCGATGCCGGTGCGCCGCCATCGAATGAGGTGATCGTTGAGTCACTGATGACCGGCACAACACCGCCCGTCGCCTATACCCTGTCCGACATGGCGGGAGACACGATGGCTGTCCTCGACGCTGCTGGGATTGAGCAAGCGCATGTCATGGGCGCGTCCCTAGGGGGCATGATCGCCCAGACCATCGCCACCGAATATCCCGGCCGCACGCTCTCGCTGATCTCGGTCTCCTCGAGCACTGGCGATCCCGACTTGCCGTTCGGTCCGGCGATGGAGGCCATGACCGCACCGCCCGCCGCGACCGCAGAGGGGCGCGTTGAGCAATACACCCAGCTTTACCGCGCATTTGAGGGCGATGCGTTCAAGATGACCGACGCAGAAATATTGGCGCGGGTTGAGGCCGACGGGGCCGCAGGCGATCCGCTGGCACCGGCTCGTCAGGGCGCGGCAGCGACCGCAAGCGGAGACAGACAGGATCGGCTCGCAAGTGTCGAATTGCCCGCGCTTGTGATTCACGGCAGCGACGATCCACTGTTCCCTGACTCCCATGCCGATAGCACGGCGGAGGCCGTTCCAAATGGGCAACTCGAGATCGTCGACGGCCTCGGCCATATCGTTTCTGACGCCGCAGCGGGCGAGATCGCATCGCGTGTCGCCACCTTCGTCAATGATTTATCCACTTCAAACAAGGAGTAA
- a CDS encoding VOC family protein — protein sequence MDKISTFLWFDDNAEEAGKFYTGLFPDSRIDETTDSPMNYPGGNEGDVITVGFTLSGRSFIAMNGGPDHPFTDAISLSIDCADQAEVDRYWDALSDGGEPIMCGWVKDRFGLHWQVTPRILPQLLADPDRAKAKRVMEAMGQMVKIDVAAIKAAADGKT from the coding sequence ATGGACAAAATCAGCACATTTCTCTGGTTCGACGACAATGCCGAAGAGGCGGGCAAGTTCTACACAGGCCTGTTTCCGGACAGCCGCATCGATGAGACGACCGATTCCCCGATGAACTATCCCGGTGGCAACGAAGGCGACGTGATCACCGTCGGCTTCACGCTGTCGGGCCGCAGCTTCATCGCCATGAATGGCGGACCGGATCACCCATTCACCGATGCGATCTCGCTCTCTATCGACTGTGCCGATCAAGCCGAGGTCGACCGCTACTGGGACGCGCTGTCAGACGGCGGTGAGCCGATCATGTGTGGCTGGGTGAAGGACCGCTTTGGCCTGCACTGGCAGGTCACCCCGCGCATCCTGCCGCAGCTTCTGGCTGATCCGGACCGTGCCAAAGCGAAACGCGTCATGGAAGCGATGGGGCAAATGGTGAAGATTGACGTGGCTGCAATCAAGGCGGCGGCGGACGGAAAAACGTGA
- a CDS encoding glutathione S-transferase family protein, producing MKDSKLIVTAFDWVPGFAQGYVRDLRVRWALGEAGFSYDVEVIPQGKQKTPAHLKRQPLGQIPTLDIDGRIMVESGAILWRIAETSTALLPDDAATRDRVLSWVFAALNTLEPPVGMLATLELFVNDKDAAARLRPKIAAMVTGVLGRLVATLGEGPHIVGNFSVADILLTTVLLDVPDDLLTDRPSLRAYVDRHTGRPAFQKALAGQMKPFAENAAKYERAS from the coding sequence ATGAAAGATAGCAAGCTCATCGTCACCGCCTTTGACTGGGTGCCCGGCTTTGCACAGGGCTATGTCCGCGACCTGCGGGTCCGCTGGGCGTTGGGGGAGGCGGGGTTTTCCTACGACGTCGAGGTGATACCGCAAGGCAAGCAGAAGACGCCTGCACATCTGAAGCGGCAGCCCCTCGGACAAATACCCACGCTCGATATTGATGGTCGCATCATGGTCGAAAGCGGCGCGATCCTCTGGCGTATTGCCGAGACAAGCACTGCCCTGTTGCCCGACGATGCCGCGACACGTGACCGGGTGCTGTCGTGGGTGTTTGCCGCTCTCAACACGCTGGAACCGCCGGTCGGCATGCTTGCGACGCTGGAGTTGTTCGTCAATGACAAGGACGCCGCCGCGCGCCTCCGGCCGAAAATCGCGGCGATGGTTACGGGCGTGCTGGGACGGCTTGTCGCGACTTTGGGAGAGGGACCACACATCGTTGGAAATTTCTCTGTTGCCGATATCTTGCTGACGACGGTGCTCCTTGACGTGCCGGACGATTTGTTGACCGACCGTCCGTCACTGCGCGCTTATGTCGATCGCCACACTGGGCGGCCAGCGTTCCAGAAAGCCCTTGCTGGTCAGATGAAGCCTTTTGCAGAGAATGCCGCGAAATATGAACGTGCAAGCTGA
- a CDS encoding VOC family protein has translation MNIQDIFLSINARNFDAQTAWWTIFIGRAPDRKPMPSCQEWDLTPSVLFQVLDSPDNGPTDVSLRIDDMDKEIARLRKVGVDVPDPQDVEGFDTLRWSAFTDPEGNKVNLLEGS, from the coding sequence ATGAATATCCAAGATATCTTCCTCAGCATCAACGCCCGCAACTTTGATGCCCAGACCGCTTGGTGGACAATTTTTATCGGGCGGGCTCCAGACCGAAAACCAATGCCAAGCTGCCAAGAGTGGGATCTGACACCGTCTGTCCTGTTCCAAGTGTTGGACTCGCCGGACAACGGCCCCACGGACGTGTCTTTGCGCATCGACGACATGGACAAAGAGATCGCCCGGCTACGCAAGGTCGGGGTCGACGTGCCGGACCCACAGGACGTCGAAGGTTTCGACACTCTGCGCTGGTCCGCATTTACTGATCCTGAGGGGAACAAAGTGAACCTGCTTGAAGGGTCCTGA
- a CDS encoding MFS transporter: MTTAARSKTYLSVLVILGSSHLLNDLMQSLIPASYPILKEGYALDFVQIGMITLTFQVAGAMLQPIMGMVTDKYPAPYSPVVGMMFTLSGLVGLAFAASYAMILVSVALIGIGSSIFHPEATRMARYAAGGRQGLAQGIFQVGGQAGGALGPVFAALIIVPWGQPSLAWFAVLALVAMMLLVWIGSKQRQISAEFLALRARRKAEVEVQAHAPLTISIGLFVLTFLMFTKNFYGESFRSFYTFYLIERFGLSIPASQMMLFVFLLAAAVGVLIGGIVGDRIGRYRIIWISVLGPLPLTLILPYADLFWTGMLTIIINLIMASAFASILIYAMDLLPNRIGLIGGLFYGLNFGLGGVAAGFLGVLADSYGVETVYRICSFLPLAGLMAWFLPPVDDVG, encoded by the coding sequence ATGACGACCGCAGCCCGCTCGAAAACCTATCTTTCCGTGCTTGTCATCCTAGGGTCCAGCCATCTGCTGAACGATTTGATGCAATCGCTGATCCCTGCGTCCTACCCGATCCTCAAGGAAGGCTACGCGCTGGATTTCGTCCAGATCGGCATGATCACACTGACGTTCCAGGTCGCCGGTGCCATGCTGCAACCGATAATGGGCATGGTGACCGACAAGTATCCCGCGCCCTATTCACCGGTCGTGGGGATGATGTTCACCCTGTCCGGTCTGGTCGGCCTAGCCTTCGCCGCCAGCTATGCGATGATCCTCGTTTCGGTCGCCCTGATCGGCATCGGGTCGTCGATTTTTCACCCCGAAGCGACGCGGATGGCGCGCTATGCCGCAGGCGGCAGGCAGGGTCTTGCGCAGGGGATATTTCAGGTCGGCGGCCAGGCGGGCGGCGCGCTGGGGCCGGTGTTTGCAGCTTTGATCATCGTGCCGTGGGGGCAGCCCAGTCTGGCGTGGTTCGCGGTACTGGCCCTGGTGGCGATGATGCTCCTGGTTTGGATCGGTAGCAAACAGCGCCAGATCAGCGCCGAATTCCTTGCATTGCGCGCGCGGCGCAAGGCGGAGGTGGAAGTGCAGGCACACGCGCCGCTGACCATCAGCATCGGCCTTTTCGTCCTGACCTTTCTGATGTTCACCAAGAACTTCTACGGCGAAAGTTTCCGGTCCTTCTATACGTTCTACCTGATCGAACGCTTTGGGCTTTCGATCCCCGCCTCGCAGATGATGCTGTTCGTTTTCCTGCTGGCGGCGGCGGTGGGGGTGCTGATCGGCGGGATCGTCGGGGACCGGATTGGGCGCTACCGGATTATCTGGATCTCGGTGCTCGGGCCATTGCCTCTGACATTGATCCTGCCCTACGCGGACCTGTTCTGGACCGGCATGCTGACGATCATAATCAACCTGATCATGGCCAGCGCGTTCGCATCGATCCTGATTTATGCGATGGACCTGTTGCCCAACAGGATTGGGCTAATCGGCGGGCTGTTCTATGGGCTTAACTTTGGGCTCGGCGGTGTGGCCGCAGGTTTTCTGGGAGTGCTGGCCGACAGCTACGGCGTCGAGACAGTCTATCGCATATGCTCGTTCCTGCCGCTGGCGGGATTGATGGCTTGGTTCCTGCCTCCGGTCGACGATGTCGGGTAA
- a CDS encoding amino acid ABC transporter ATP-binding protein, producing the protein MNEQNVKRVDTSAAPIVRMEKLNKHFGKLHVLNDVDLSVIPGEVVVIIGASGSGKSTLIRCINGLEEFQKGHLEVDGKVLEPNGKSGRALQQIRTEVGMVFQQFNLFPHLSVVDNITLAPMKVRSASRAEAKQTALRLLERVGIADQADKYPSQLSGGQQQRVALARALAMEPRLMLFDEPTSALDPEMIGEVLDAMRELAREGMTMVIVTHEMNFAREVADRVIYIHKGEIVEQGTPDEVFDNPQNERTQSFLARVLTH; encoded by the coding sequence ATGAACGAACAAAACGTCAAAAGGGTCGATACCAGCGCCGCCCCTATCGTGCGTATGGAGAAACTGAACAAGCACTTCGGTAAACTGCATGTCCTCAACGACGTCGATCTGTCCGTCATTCCCGGTGAGGTCGTCGTCATCATAGGCGCTAGCGGTTCGGGAAAATCCACTCTCATTCGCTGTATCAACGGTTTGGAAGAGTTCCAAAAAGGTCACCTCGAAGTCGACGGCAAGGTTTTGGAGCCGAACGGCAAATCAGGTCGTGCCCTGCAGCAGATCCGCACCGAAGTCGGCATGGTGTTTCAGCAGTTTAATCTGTTTCCGCATCTGAGTGTTGTGGACAATATTACCCTCGCCCCTATGAAAGTGCGCAGCGCCAGCCGTGCAGAGGCAAAACAGACTGCACTGCGCCTGCTAGAGCGTGTCGGGATCGCCGATCAAGCTGACAAGTATCCCAGCCAGCTATCGGGCGGCCAGCAACAACGCGTTGCACTGGCTCGCGCGCTGGCGATGGAACCGCGGCTAATGTTGTTCGATGAACCGACATCGGCACTGGATCCGGAAATGATCGGTGAGGTGCTGGACGCGATGCGTGAACTGGCTCGCGAAGGCATGACCATGGTCATCGTCACCCACGAGATGAACTTTGCCCGTGAAGTCGCCGACCGGGTGATTTACATCCACAAGGGCGAAATAGTGGAGCAAGGCACACCGGACGAAGTGTTCGACAATCCGCAGAATGAGCGCACGCAGAGTTTCTTGGCGCGGGTTCTAACCCACTGA
- a CDS encoding amino acid ABC transporter permease, with protein MNASFEFDWQAAFDSVPYLLAGIPYTLLISFGGLFIGFVIGMIFGLLRLSPAPWFRWPAIAYIEIFRGTPVLVQVLFIFYGLPQLLGAPIDAITAGIAAIAVNSGAYISEVVRGGVQSIERGQREAGVSLGLTRTQTFRYVIWPQGFRRMIPALGNQGIISIKDTSLFAVIGVGELVRQGQIYIATTFRALEVYLMVALLYLAITLTLSLALRLLERKGLVGQ; from the coding sequence GTGAACGCCTCATTCGAATTCGACTGGCAGGCTGCCTTTGACTCCGTCCCATATTTGCTGGCTGGTATACCCTACACGCTACTGATTTCGTTCGGGGGGCTGTTCATCGGCTTCGTGATTGGCATGATCTTCGGGCTCCTGCGCCTCAGCCCGGCACCCTGGTTCCGCTGGCCTGCCATCGCCTATATCGAGATATTTCGCGGGACTCCGGTGCTGGTCCAGGTGCTATTCATCTTTTACGGTCTGCCGCAGCTTCTGGGGGCGCCGATCGACGCCATCACCGCTGGCATCGCCGCCATCGCAGTGAACTCGGGCGCCTATATTTCGGAAGTCGTGCGTGGCGGCGTGCAGTCCATCGAGCGCGGCCAACGTGAAGCCGGAGTGTCTCTGGGGCTGACGAGGACACAGACCTTTCGATACGTGATCTGGCCGCAGGGCTTCCGACGTATGATCCCGGCGCTCGGCAATCAGGGGATCATCAGCATCAAAGACACCTCGCTTTTCGCCGTTATCGGGGTAGGTGAACTGGTGCGGCAGGGTCAAATCTATATCGCGACGACATTCAGGGCGCTGGAAGTTTATCTGATGGTCGCGCTACTTTATCTGGCAATCACGCTGACGCTGTCGTTGGCATTGCGACTGCTGGAACGCAAGGGGTTGGTGGGCCAATGA